Proteins from one Setaria italica strain Yugu1 chromosome V, Setaria_italica_v2.0, whole genome shotgun sequence genomic window:
- the LOC101753428 gene encoding putative pectinesterase 11: MPGSRQLVLTVDQSGRGDHRRIQDAIDAAPANDDSAGSVVIRIKPGVYREKVVVDKPCITLVGTSASSTVITWNESWVAAESPTVSVLASDFIAKRLTFQNTFGTSGPAVAMRVAGDRAAFYGCRFVSFQDTLLDDTGRHYYRGCYIEGGTDFVFGNGKALFDKCHLRSTSLVGGAFTAHKRSSELEDTGFSFVGCKLTGLGVGTSILGRPWGPYSRVVVALSYMSSTVRPEGWDDWSDPAKQRTAFYGQYQCYGEGSKTDGRVAWSHDLSQAEAAPFITKVWVGGQEWLR, from the exons ATGCCGGGCTCGCGGCAGCTCGTCCTCACGGTCGACCAATCCGGCAGAGGAGACCACCGGAGGATCCAGGACGCGATCGATGCCGCCCCGGCGAACGACGACTCCGCCGGCAGCGTCGTCATCCGGATCAAGCCCGGAGTGTACAG AGAGAAGGTCGTGGTGGACAAGCCCTGCATAACTCTCGTCGGCACGAGCGCCAGCTCCACCGTCATCACCTGGAACGAGTCCTGGGTCGCCGCCGAGAGCCCCACCGTGTCCGTGCTGGCCTCCGACTTCATTGCGAAGCGCTTAACGTTTCAG AACACATTCGGGACTAGCGGGCCGGCCGTCGCCATGAGGGTCGCCGGGGACAGGGCCGCGTTCTACGGTTGCAGATTCGTGTCGTTCCAGGACACACTACTGGACGATACGGGGCGCCATTACTATCGGGGCTGCTACATCGAAGGGGGCACCGATTTCGTATTCGGAAACGGCAAAGCTTTGTTCGAT AAGTGCCACCTCCGTTCCACCTCACTTGTCGGCGGTGCATTCACGGCACACAAGCGATCGTCGGAGTTGGAAGACACTGGATTCAGTTTCGTCGGGTGCAAGCTGACCGGCCTCGGGGTGGGCACGTCCATCCTGGGGCGACCGTGGGGTCCCTACTCCCGGGTCGTGGTTGCGCTCAGCTACATGTCCAGCACGGTGAGGCCTGAGGGATGGGATGACTGGAGCGACCCCGCCAAACAGAG GACAGCGTTCTACGGGCAGTACCAGTGCTACGGTGAAGGGTCCAAAACTGACGGAAGAGTTGCGTGGTCTCACGACCTGTCCCAGGCCGAAGCTGCACCCTTCATCACCAAAGTTTGGGTTGGCGGACAAGAGTGGCTTCGGTAG